Part of the Bradyrhizobium sp. AZCC 1721 genome, CGATTATGTCTTTTGTGTCGTCCACGCTGAGGGTGGTCTGGGTGATATAGGCCACCGGGGCATCGGTCGGCAGCGGCAGGGCCGCCACGTCATCGACGTTCTGGACCAGGAGAACCGGGCCCGGAACCTGGCCCATGGTACCCTCGACCTCGGGATGGCCGGCATGGCCGATCAGGACCAGGGTCCGGCCCTTGGACATATACCGTTTACCCTGATTATGGACCTTGGTGACCAGCGGGCAGGTGGCATTGAGGACCGGCAGGCCGCGGGCCGCGGCCTCTTCCTCGACGCTTCGGGCCACGCCATGGGCGCTGAACACGGTTACCGCAAGCGGCGGCACCTCCGACAGGTCCTCGACGAAGATCGCGCCCTTGGCCTTCAGGCTCTCGACCACGTATTTGTTGTGCACGATCTCGTGCCGGACATAGACCGGCGGGCCGTATTTCTCGAGCGCACGCTCAACGATTTCGATGGCACGCACGACGCCCGCACAAAATCCGCGAGGCTGCGCTAGATACACTTCCATTGGATGTCCATTACGCAAGTTGCACCAAATACCGAATTCGCAAATTCACCCGAAGGCCTCCGTGCAGCCGATCACACTCCGGATATTTGCAATATCCGCACCATGGCTGGTTCCCGCAGGTAATCCCCATACTAGGCACTGGAAGCGCAGGACTATGTGTCAAAAATTGTGCGGATAGAAAAGGTGGATCGCGCAATGGTTACCGGACGTTGGGTATTTAGATACCGATAAATGCGCTGCCCGGACGGTTGTTCCTACCGGTTCGTCACTTTATCGCCCACCCGGACCGGCTATACCGGCGCCCGAACGCCCGTTCCGGTCTGTTGTGGCGACTTCGCTTGAACCCTCGGCGAAGTAACCAAAACAACATTAGATCGGCTGCGGGAACTCCGCTAGACAGCGGGGCGTTTTCGCCGAGCTCTCCTTTTAGATTTAGAAAGAAACGAAGTGCTGACCAGTGTTGTTGTCGCCGTTGTCAGAACCTGTACGCGGTTTGCCACTCTCGTCGTCATCGTCTCCCTGCTTCTGGCGGTCGGGGGGGCCTAC contains:
- the ispH gene encoding 4-hydroxy-3-methylbut-2-enyl diphosphate reductase, with the translated sequence MEVYLAQPRGFCAGVVRAIEIVERALEKYGPPVYVRHEIVHNKYVVESLKAKGAIFVEDLSEVPPLAVTVFSAHGVARSVEEEAAARGLPVLNATCPLVTKVHNQGKRYMSKGRTLVLIGHAGHPEVEGTMGQVPGPVLLVQNVDDVAALPLPTDAPVAYITQTTLSVDDTKDIIAALQAKFTDIQGPDIRDICYATQNRQSAVRDLSKLVDVILVVGAANSSNSNRLREIGTEVGVASYLIADGSELNPDWLKDAKAVGITAGASAPEVLVDDVIEALRRIGPVTVSVLPGREENIEFRLPAELTAG